A genomic segment from Melospiza georgiana isolate bMelGeo1 chromosome 17, bMelGeo1.pri, whole genome shotgun sequence encodes:
- the TLDC2 gene encoding TLD domain-containing protein 2, whose product MRGLRYGYQLLPDQDEELPMGCEDPAGEGQRGWEGAPAAAEEEPSRLVLSTPSSILRDRDIEELGPQLPPRLTQQPWRLLYSTGRDGFSLRTLYRSGARPDSPALLLIRDTEAQAFGAFSATAIRRSSGFYGTGETFLFSFCPELKVFRWTGRNDFFVNGDVNLLMVGGGSGRFGLWLDGDLHRGGSQPCETFDNEILSQREEFCVQDLEMWGLP is encoded by the exons ATGAGGGGGCTCCGGTACGGCTACCAGCTCCTG CCCGACCAGGACGAGGAGCTGCCCATGGGATGCGAGGacccagctggagaggggcagcggggctgggagggagcccCGGCAGCAGCGGAGGAGGAGCCGAgcaggctggtgctgagcacGCCCAGCAGCATCCTGCGGGACAGGGACATCGAGGAG CTGGGCCCCCAGCTGCCCCCGCGGCTGACGCAGCAGCCCTGGCGCCTGCTCTACTCCACCGGCCGGGACGGCTTCAGCCTGCGGACGCTGTACCGGAGCGGGGCCCGGCCGGACTCGCCGGCCCTGCTGCTCATCAGGGACACGGAGGCGCAG GCTTTCGGCGCCTTCTCCGCCACGGCCATTCGCAGAAGCAGCGGCTTCTACGGCACGGGGGAGaccttcctcttctccttctgCCCCGAGCTGAAG GTGTTCAGGTGGACGGGCAGGAACGACTTCTTTGTGAACGGGGATGTGAATCTGCTGATGGTCGGTGGGGGCAG CGGCAGGTTTGGGCTGTGGCTGGACGGGGACCTGCACCGCgggggcagccagccctgcgAGACTTTCGACAACGAGATCCTCTCCCAGCGGGAGGAGTTCTGCGTCCAGGATCTGGAAATGTGGGGCCTGCCCTGA